AGGAAAACGGATCCGGATCTTAGAGATGAATCTGGAAAAGAGAAAAGAGGAAAAATGAAACCTGGAAAAAAAACAAAGGGTTCAAAGGGTTTAAGGATCCAAACCGGAGAATTGAAGGGGAGATTGATCCCTTCTCCGGTTAGTCCTGAGGGGAAGAGTAATTTTACTCCTGCGATCATTAAAAAATCATTATTTGATATCATTGAATCTTTGCGGCTACAAGGCCTCTTGAATTTAGAAGATTCTGCATTTGTGGATCTATTTTCAGGTTCAGGTCAAATGGGGATCGAATCATTAAGTAGAGGTTTCGCAAGAGCAGTGTTTTTGGAGCTTGCTTGGGACAGGTTCGAAAGCCTAAAAGGTGTTTTGGATAAATTAGGAAAACCTCATTTAGTTTTACGTAAAGATGCCTTCAGATTCTATTCCGGTTTTGATATTCCTGAAAAAACAAAAGTTTATTTTATGGATCCTCCTTATTCTTTCTGGGATAAGAAAACTGAAAAATTGAAAACAATAGTAGAAGAGATTGCTCAAAACGAACCGGGTGTTGCGGCAATTATTGTTCAGTCTCCTCTTCCTTTGAACTGGGAAGGATTTATTCCTCGTTCCTTCGGAAGGAATACTTTGAATGTCAGAATTCTGGCTTAAATTCAAAAACCTAATCCGATCAGAATGGACCTCCGGAAATCCTTGGATCCATTCCGGAATTTTTGTATTTGTTCTTACTCTTCTTTGTTTACTTACCAATACTTCCTTGCATGTGATGGGAGTGGATATCAGCGAATTTATTTCTCTTTTTTACGGACTGATCCCTTTATTGTTAAAAGATTTAGGCGGAGTATTTGTTTCTTCTTATGCATTTTTTGTAGGCACGGCAATTTTATTTTTAGGTCCCGATTTTTCTGAATGGAAGAAGGGGAACAGGATTGCAGTATATAAAATTTATCTAATTCTATCTTCCGTTTTATTTCTTTTGTTCTGTGGATCTGTTTCGGAATATCCTCAAGTATACGGAGAATTTTTCTATTATAGACATTCTTGGATGCTAGGATTTCTGTATTTTATTACAGATCATTTTTCTCCCTTCTTCTTTAAATCTGTTCTGTTCTTATTTTTAGCTGTCCAAGTCGCTCGAGCAGGGGTTCATTTTTGGAAATCCAAATCTTATGAATCTTTGATTCGGTATGCGGTTTTTATAATATTATTTTATTCTTTTCATCTTTTGGGATCTGCTTGGGGAGTTTTAGTTGTTTCTTCATTTTATTCCTTGGATATTCAGATTTCTCGTTCTAAAAAGAATTTGAGCTTTGTAACAATTGCGCTCTTAGGTTTTGGATTTTCTTTTTTTAACAGATCTCAGAATGGGGGCCCTGTATCTAAAGAAGCAGTGGCGCATTCTTCTAATACGAACGTTCTTATCATTTCTGCAGATAGTATCCGCCAGGACCAGTTAGGTTTTGTGAAAGGGGAGAAGGATAAAACTCCGAACATAGATCGGCTTGCTTCTGAATCTCTTGTGTTTTTAGATCATCATTCTACGATCCCTAGGACATTTCCTTCTTGGGCAGATTTCCTAAGTGGGAAATATTCTTTTGAACATGGGATACAGGATATGTTCCCGGATCGAGAAGATCGTTCTAAATTAGGGAATTCTATTTCTACACTTCCTGGTATTTTAGGAAAATCTCATAGAACATTTGTGGTTTCTTCTTTTGCGGGAGATATTTTTCCTAGAGCGAATTGGGGATTTCAAAATGTAGATGCTCCGAATTTTAGTGCGGAAACATTAACTCAGCAGAGAACGATTGAGTCTCAGGTCTTCTTCCTTCCCGTTTTGACAGGGACTTTTTTTGGAGGAGGAGAATATCTTTCTTCTATCAGATCTCTTCCGAGCCTTGGGGATGATTCTCGGATCCTTCCAGATCTCTTTTCAGTATTTGAAAAAAAGGATCATCCTTTTTTTGCTCTGTATTTTTCTTCCGTAACTCATTTTCCATATAGCCCACCTTATCCTTTTTATAAGAATACTGATCCGAACTATTACGGACCTTCTAAATATTTCCGTTTCGTAGATCCTAGTAATTCTGAAAAGCCTGATAAAAGAGAACAGGAGCAAATTCGTTCTATCTATTCTGCCTCATTGACTGCTTTCGATTTTTCAGTCGGAAAAATTTTGGAAGAGCTGAAAAGAAGAGAGTTATACGACGATACACTTATCATTCTCACCTCCGATCATGGAGAGTCCTTATTTGAAGAGGATCATAGTCATGGTCATGGAGAACATTTGAGAGGGGAGGGTGTGACCAAAATCCCTCTTATTATCAAATTCCCTAAGTCTTTTGAGAGAAAAGAAGTCCGGTATTTTAAAGGGATCACAACCTCTTTGGATGTGTTCCCTACAATTTTGTCAGTTGTTGGAGTTCCTACAGGTCCGGAACTTTCTCTTAAGGGAAGAGATCTGACCAAACTTCCAAAGGCAGATACTTGGGCAGAAGATCGTTCTGTCTATTCTGAGACCGGGATTTGGTTTTCGGATAGAGGAGATCATTTTTTTCAGAAGGATAGGATCCGATATCCGAATATTCTCGAATTACATACAATTGATCCGAATGACGGAAATAGTGTGACTGTTTCAGATCCTTATGCAAAAGAGACTGTTCTTTTTTCCAAACATAGAATGCTCCAAACCAGGACCAAAAAGCTGATCTATGTTCCTAGCCCTTCCGGTGTTTTATATACCTGTTACGATCGGATTTCTGATCCCTGGAATACAAAACCTCTCCCTGCTTCTTATTGTGGGGATTTACAACGCAAGTTGGAGCTCCTACTGATAGGTTCCGGGAAATGGAAGAAGGCGGGAGAATATTTCCTTCCAAAAACCGAACCTTGATTGAACTGTTTTTTCTTTCTTGTTCGGAAAGACTTGAAGTACAGGCCAGAATAAAAATCCTGGAAATAATATGCCCAAAAGGGAAGATCTCCGCTCCGTTCTGATCCTGGGATCCGGGCCGATCGTTATCGGCCAAGCCTGCGAATTTGACTATTCAGGCACCCAGGCCGCCAAAGCCCTTCGTGAAAAAGGAATTCGAGTTATTCTTCTCAATTCCAATCCTGCTACTATCATGACTGATCCAGATCTTGCGGATGCCACTTATGTGGAACCTCTGACTGTCGCAGTCGTCCAAAAAATTTTGGAAAAAGAAAAGCCGGATGCGATCCTGCCTACTGTAGGAGGTCAAACGGCATTAAACCTTGCTTTGGCCTGCCATAACGCTGGGGTATTAGAAAAATATAATGTAGAACTCATCGGCGCCAAAATAGACGCGATCAAAAAGGCAGAAGATAGAGAACTTTTCAAAAGAGCAATGGAGAAGATCGGGGTAAAAGTTCCTCGTTCAGGGCTCGCAAATAATTTAAAAGAAGCAGCAGAGATCAAGGCTCAGATCGGACTTCCTCTGATCGTAAGACCTGCATTTACTTTAGGTGGAACCGGAGGAGGGATCGCTTATGACGAAGAAACCTTCGACGAAGTGGTTGGCAGAGGTCTTAAGGCTTCTCCGATTAGCCAGGTATTATTAGAACAATCCGTTCTTGGTTGGAAAGAATTCGAGTTAGAGGTCATGAGAGACCTCGCGGATAACGTAGTAATTATTTGTTCTATTGAAAATATAGATCCGATGGGAGTTCATACTGGTGATTCGATCACAGTTGCTCCTCAACAAACACTTTCCGATAAGGAATACCAAAATTTAAGAGATATGTCCATCAGTATCATCCGAGAGATCGGAGTGGAAACAGGTGGATCTAATATTCAATTCGCGGTAAATCCTGAAGACGGCGATGTGATCGTGATCGAGATGAACCCTCGTGTTTCTAGATCTTCTGCGCTTGCTTCCAAAGCAACAGGATTCCCGATAGCAAAGATCGCTGCGTTACTCTCCATTGGATACTCCTTGGATGAGATCAAAAACGATATTACAAGAGTTACTCCTGCCTCTTTCGAGCCATCTATTGATTATGTGGTGACTAAGATCCCAAGGTTTGCTTTCGAGAAGTTCCCTGGAACAGACGACACTCTCGGGGTCCAGATGAAAGCCGTGGGAGAAGCCATGGCAATTGGAAGAACTTTCAAAGAAAGTTTCCAAAAAGCAATGCGCTCTTTAGAAATCGATCGATTCGGTTTTGGTTCAGATGGAAATTTTGCGGAGTTAGTTGAATTCCATACATTATCTACTCCTCAAAGAAAAGAAAGGATAGATTCACTCTTACGGAGACCGAACGATAAACGTATCTTCTATGTTAAAAAAGCATTAGAAGAAGGTTATAGCGTAGAAGAGATCCATAACCTTTGTAAAATAGATCCTTGGTTCTTATACCAATTCGAAGATCTACAGAACTTAGAAAAAGAATTTGTACAAAAAGGAAATTCTGTCTTAGGAAAACTGAAAAAAGCAGGATTCTCTAATAGGCAATTGGCTTTCCTTGGCAAAAAAGCTGAGATAGAAAAGATACTTTCTTCTTCCCAAACTCCTGATAAGAAAAAAGCAGAAATAGGTTCCATCCTCAAAAAAGAAGAAAAGAATCTGGAAGAAGTATTAGAGTCTTCTAAAATAGAACCAATCTATAAGAGGATCGATACTTGCGCTGGTGAGTTTGAAGCTTATACTCCTTATTTCTATTCTTCTTACGATGAAGAAGATGAAACAAATGTCACCTCTAATAAATCAGTTATCATCTTGGGGGGCGGGCCGAATAGGATCGGACAAGGGATCGAGTTCGACTATTGCTGCTGCCATGCTTCCTTTGCTTTGCAGGATCTGGGCTTGGAATCTATCATGGTGAATTCTAACCCAGAAACAGTTTCCACTGACTACGATACTTCTGACAGATTGTATTTTGAACCTCTGACTTTAGAAGATGTAATCCAGATCTATAAGAAGGAAAAACCGGATGGAGTAATCATCCAATTCGGTGGACAGACTCCTCTTAAACTTGCAAAAGATCTGGAAAGTAGGGGAGTTCCAATTTTAGGAACAAGCCCTGATTCCATTGATAGAGCAGAAGACAGAAAACGTTTCGCAGAAGTATTAGAAAAACTGAAATTGATCTCTCCTAATAACGGAATTGCTACTTCTATGGAAGAAGCAAGAAAGATCGCAAATAATATCACTTATCCAGTGCTTGTCCGCCCAAGTTATGTACTCGGCGGAAGAGCAATGCTTATCATCAACGAAGAAAAAGAGTTGGATAAGTATATGGAGAAGGCTGAAGAAATTTCAGAAGACAGACCGCTTCTTATAGATTCCTTCTTAGAAGACGCAGTAGAAGTGGATGTAGATGCACTTTGTGATGGCAAAGACGTATTCATCGCCGGTATCATGGAACATATTGAAGAAGCAGGGATCCATTCTGGGGATTCTGCATGTGTTCTTCCCCCTCAATCTTTATCCAAAAAAGTATTAGAAGATATTAGAAGCGCCACAAGAGCACTTGCATTAGAATTACAAGTCAAGGGATTGATCAATATACAATACGCAGTTAAGGAAGAAGTTGTATATGTGATCGAGGTAAATCCTCGCGCATCCAGAACAGTTCCTTTTGTATCTAAAGCTCTTGGGCATCCAATCGTAAAATACGCTACTCGTATCATGATGGGAGAAACATTAAAACAACTTCCTCTTCCGAAAGAAATGGCATTCCCAACCATAAACGTGAAGGAAGCAGTATTACCTTTTAATAAATTCCCTGGAGTGGACACAATCCTTGGACCTGAAATGAGATCCACAGGTGAGGTGATGGGAATCGCTGATACTGCGGGAGAAGCATTCTTAAAATCTCAGTATATGGCCGGAGAAGAACTTCCTTCTCAGGGAACTGTATTCGTTTCCGTCAATGATAAGGATAAAAAAGATCTACTAAAGTATATCAAGGATCTTTCCGATCTCGGATTCATTTTGATCGCTACAGAAGGAACTCATAAATTCTTATCAGAAAATGGAATACTATCTTCCAAGATCAATAAGGTATATGATAATCAGTTTCCAACTGCATTGGATTATATCCGTGAGAATAAGATCCATCTTATACTGAATACACCTCTTAGCAGAGTGACCAGAGATGATAGTTTTGCGATCCGCCAAGCAGCGATCCGTTATAAGATCCCATGTTTGACCACTGCAAGTGCAGCTAAGGCTTTGATCAAAGGAATGGTGGAGATGACTGATAAAGGTTTCACCATTCGTTCTCTACAAGAGATCCATAGTTCTCGGTAAGTCCAAGGTAAACGCGGGCTTTACTCTAACTCTCCACCTAGATTTGTACAATCTACGCCTGCGGAATTTTCGTCCCAAGGTGTAGAGCCAGTACTATAATAGATTTTTTTCAAAGAATAATTTCTTACTGAGCAAGTTGCAACTCTACTAATCTTTGAACATTCGCTAATTGGATCAGAATTCGGGAGATAAAGAGCACAAAGTCTCTTTATAGATTCATTTGCACTTGTATTTAAATTGATGCAGCTGGATGAGTTCTGTGTGTCGCAGGAAATGGATTTTGGAAAATCCAACCAATTATTGGCGGGTGCGCTGCAGCATCCCGGCGAATCATTCGGGAAAGGCGCAGATAAATAAAAAAATAATAGAATTAATAAACTGAAAGGAAAGAGGATCTGTAAGAAGTTTTTTGTATTCATAAATTGGAATAAACTCCTTTTAACCTTGTTTCGCAATGTTCAGTTGATTCATTGTTTCCCCAGGAACTTCCATAATAATATTTTAATCTAAAAATAGATGATTCTTCGATAAGAGAACATTTTGCCGATTTCCCAGTTAGGTCACAACTTACATTATGTTTATATTGACCTCCCTGGAAATTGCACATGCTCAAATGGATAGATTCATGAGTTGTATCTTTAAATTCGATACAGTCATCTAGTAAAGTGCAAGAACCAGAAAATTTAGGAGTTTGAATAATTAATAGAGAGAAGACAGCTTTTTCGAACGGGTCCAGAAGATTTTCTCCACAGGGTGGAGGGCATTGACAGTCGTTCATAAAGAATGGAATGAATAGAAAAATTATTATTTTAAGATATAGTTTCTTTCTGTTTATCATTTTATTGAAAATATAAATTTAACGTTAGATGCTCTTTTATATGGGACAAGCGGTTTTTCTGAAAATTATTTCTTTTCATAGATATGTAATAGGTTTCTGAATTTATTTTATACAAATTGGGTATGACTAAAGGACTTACTGAAGATCCTTACCGACTACCCGCGGCAGCGAAGCGTAGATCTTTAGTCCGGGCTTCGCCCGGATGAGCGATAGCGAAATCGAAGCAGCGCGACCCGAGCAACGCGAGTGGGGCCGCCCGAATCTTTCCTTTATTTTATCAGTTTTAGTAGTTTGAAATTATTTGTCAATAATGAGTCTCAAAATCAATTTGACAATTTTCTCCTGGGAAAGATCGTAAGGGGAAAGAGGACAATAATGGAAGAATACTGCCGCCCGATCCGGATTTCTGAGAGGAACTACTTTATTGTGGATCTATGCGCCAACTGCGGACATGTGCATTTACATTTTGAGAATGGCTCATTGAAAATGGACCTTCATAAATTGGAGGACCTTCATAAAACAGTTCAAGATGCCCATGCTTGGATCCTGGAAGAATTCGCCGGTTATAACTGAAGTTCAAGAACTCCTATCTTTCTACTATTTGGATCTCCACTTGAGTTTTATAAACCAGTGGAGATTTTCTTTTTAACCCTTCTTAGTATTGGAACCTGATGCAGTTCCTTCCATCTCTAAAAACTAGGTTATTTGCGCCTATTTGTCATATTAAGTTTAGAATCATTCTAAAAATTTTTCTTTTCTAAATATTTAGAGTTGATCTAGATTTAGAATAATTCTAAACTATGAGCAGAGGTAGAAATATGAATATTAAGATGATTAGCACATTTCTGTTTCTTGGGGCTATTTTTTCTCATTCTTTGAACGGAGAAACTTTGACCCGAGAGAATGGGGCACCTGTTGGGGATAACCAAAATTCTCAAACAGCAGGAGAAGCGGGTCCGGTTCTACTCCAAGATTCTCATTTGATTGAAAAGTTGGCTCGTTTCGATCGGGAAAGAATTCCGGAGAGAGTAGTGCATGCAAGAGGCACTGGAGCTTACGGAACATTTACAAGTTACGGGGATCAGAGCGAATTAACTAAGGCTGTCTTATTCTCCAAAAAAGGAAAACAAACCAAAGTATTCGTTCGTTTTTCTTCTGTTGTACATCCGAGCGGATCACCGGAAACTCTAAGAGATCCGAGAGGATTCGCAACTAAGTTTTATACAGAGCAAGGAAACTGGGACTTAGTTGGAAATAATCTACCGGTGTTCTTCATTCGAGATGCAATGAAGTTCCCTGATATGGTGCATTCTTTGAAACCTTCTCCGGTAACTAATTTGCAAGATCCGAATCGATTCTTCGATTTTTTTGCACATGTTCCAGAAAGTACGAATATGCTGACTTACTTATATTCTGATTTGGGAACTCCTGCTACCTATAGAGAAATGGATGGAAACGGAGTACATGCATTCAAGTTTGTGAATTCTTCCGGTAAAGTTTCCTATATTAAGTTTCATTGGAAAAGTTTACAAGGGATCAAGACCTTAAACTCGGACGAATCTGCAAAAGTCCAGTCCCAAGAATTCAGTCATATGACAAAAGATTTATATGATTCGATTAAAAAGGGAAATTATCCTTCTTGGGAATTGGAAGCTCAGATCTTAGATCCGGAAAAATTGAACGATTTCGATTTTAACCCTTTGGATGCAACCAAGGAATGGATTAGAATTCCTAATCTGAAAATTGTAACTCTTGGAAAAATGACCTTAAACCAAGTTCCTGAGAATTTTTTTGAACATACGGAACAGTCCGGTTTTGCTCCTTCTAATTTAGTTCCTGGGATTGAACCTTCTGAAGATAGACTCTTGCAAGGAAGATTATTCTCCTATGCGGATACTCAAAGATATAGATTGGGTGTAAACGGTATTCAACTTCCTGTGAATCGTCCAATCAGTGTAGTTTCTTCTCATGGTCAAGATGGAGCTCTGAAGTTTTCTGAAGGAAAAGGAAATATAAATTACCAACCGAATTCCTACCAAGGAGGACAGTCCAGGTCCGGAGGAATTTATTCTGAAGAATCGAGCTATAAACTTTCTAACTTTAAACTTAGCGGCGCTACCCAACAGGCGATGATTAGAAAGACCTTAAACTTCAAACAAGCGGGGGAAGTATACAGAAGTTATAGTGAGAAGGAAAAATCCACTCTGATAAAGAACTTCTCTGGGGATTTGAAAGCAGTTCAGAATCCTAAGATCAAAACCAAGATCATAGCTCATACTTATGCTGCCGATCCGGAGTATGGAGAGAGGCTTGCGAAAGAAGTTGGGATCGATCTGAAGGAAGTGAAAAAGATCGCAGGTGAATTGGAGTAAAGTTTCTCCGAAAAACCAAAACATAGCGGCCTCTTCGGGGCCGCAGGGAGTGGGTTATGAGATTATTTTATTTTTTTCTAATATATTTTGTGTGTGGAATTTTCTACTTTTTGCTAGCCCAGGAGGATGGGTATAAGGCAGTTCAAGATGAAAATGCTAAATTTTACGATTCTGCCAAAATTGGAGATATAGTCGTTCTGGAAAAATTTTTGGATTCTGGAACGAATATAGAATCTAAGGATTCCAAAGGATATACCGCTCTTATTTATGCCGCCTATTATGGACAGGAAGAAGCGGTGGAGTTCCTACTAACGAAAGGAGCGGATCCTTGCTCTAAAGATAATAGAGGAAATACGGCTCTTATGGGTGCAGTTTTTAAAGGGCATCTTGGGATCGTAAAAAGACTGTTTCAGGCAAAATGTGTGGTGGATCAAAAGAATATTTCTGGGCAGACCGCGCTCATGTATGCAGCTCTTTTTGGAAGAGCGGAAATTTTCAAATCCCTCCTGAATTACGGTGCGGATCCAAATTTGAATGATGATTTGGGAAATACTGCATTTTCTCTCGCGGAAGGACAGGGACATACGGAAATTCTGGATCTTCTTCTGGTAGGAACTCCTTCCCATTAAGGAAAAATTGTAATCTTTCCTTTGGGATCCGGCTGCCTATGAAATCTAATACGACATAATTCAATAAAGGAAGAAGATAATCTTATAATTATATCAAGGAATCCACAGATCTTTCGATCCTTATACTGCAAGGGGCAAACTATGCAGATCAGAACGGAAGGACCAGGCAGAGAAGAAGGATATTCATCGGCGGAGCCAAAGGTATCTAATGTTCCTGAAAAAACTTCCGCGCCTTCTGTGAGTTTTATGGATCTAATGAAGTCAATCCAACTCCGCTCTCAAAAGGTCTTGGAAGAAGGGCAGAAGTCAGAGATCAAAGAAGAAAAACCTTCCGAAATCGAAGAATCCAAAGAGCCTGAATTATTTGTAAGATCCGAAGAAGAAGATGTAGAAGAAACCGATTCGGAAGAAGAGAACGAAAAATTAGTTCGTCTTTCTGAGAAGAAGGCCCAAAAGGCCGAACTGGGAGAAATCAATTCTGAGCTGGAAGAAGAGATCGATACCGAGTTTGAGGCGGAAGAATTAGATTCTCCTTTTATCACTCAGATGAGCGTGTTCTTGGCAGGACTCGAGGCCAAAAAAGAAAAAGAAGTTTCGGGCGCAGCAAACCAAGAAGAGTCTGTATCATTTAAAAAAATCCAAAAACATTCCAAAGAAGAAGCCCCTAAGGTTGAACAAAAAGAAGAAGCAGGAAATGTTTCTGTTCTAAAATCAAATCAGCCGGAAGAAAAACGTTCTGTTAAAGAAACCAAAAAAACTCCAGAAAAAGAAAGTCTGGATGAAGGTTTAAAAAGTTTGGAAGAAGCACGCAAATTTTCCAAACCAGCAAACGAAGAAAAAATCCTAACTGTATTAAAAGATTCTCATAAAGAAAATTTTATCCCTGAATCAGAGAACTGGAAGATCACCAGAGATAAAAAACAAGAAACTCTTTCAATGGTTTCCAAAAACCAAGCAGCGAAAGCGGCGCAGGTGGAAGAAGCTTCCAAATCGGATACTTCCGGTAAAGGTTCCGGGAACCAAGACTTCTCCCAAAGAAATGGGAACGAAACCACATTTACTCTTTTGAAGGCAGGCCTTGGTGTAGTAGAGAAGAACCAAGAAGTTTCAGGACAAAATTCTAAAACTTCTAAAACAAATCAAGGTTCTGGTATGGATCGTTCTCAAATGAAGGAGAACTTTCAAAGATTGGTTCAATCAGCAAAATTGAATATTGTTGAGAATGGAAGATCAGAGGCTACTCTTAGATTGAATCCAAGAGAATTAGGAAGAGTTTCCTTACGTATTACTGTAGAGGACGATAAGGTCCAAGGTAAAATTTTAGTAGAGTCAGATCAGGTGAGAAAATTATTCGCAGGTGATCTGGAGCAACTTCGCAAAGATTTTAAAGAACAAGGATTAGATCTTCAGTCTTTGATCGTGGAATCAGAGGACTCATTACGCATGAGTTGGGATGGACAAGATTCTTCCCGATTCTTCGACCAAGAAGGTTTTGGATTTGAGGCTTCTGGTTTTTCAAATTCTTCTGATTTAGAAGAAGTTTCAGAAATGGACTCTATAGAAAATTCAGAATTCGCCGAAAAGAATACTGATAAACGCTTAAACATTTTGGTTTAAGGAGAGGATCATGCCTGAAGCAAACGCAGTTTCTAATGAAGCTACACGTAGCCGTTATCTCGAAGGAGACAGAAGTTACGATTTAAGGAAGCACTTTGATAAATTGGAGAAAGAAGAAAAAAGTGGTCTCCAAGGTATCGAGGTCCGCTCCACTGCGAAAGCATTAGGAAAAGATGATTTTCTAAAACTGTTGATCACTCAACTTTCTTCTCAAGACCCTACTAATCCTGTTAAAGACCAGGACTTTATTGCTCAGATGGCTCAATTCTCTTCCTTAGAGCAGATGAATAATATCTCTCAAGGAATTGGTAAGATGACCAATCGCCAAAGTTTCTCTCTTGTGGGTAAAATCGTTTCTGGTCCTGATTTTGTGACCGGAGAGAATGTGGTAGGAACTGCTGGAGCTTTATTCTTCGATGGAGAAGGAAAGTCTTTCGTAAGAGTAAACGGTAGAACTGTAGAGATCGACGCGATCACTTTAATCACAGATCCTGCAATATTAAATCAGCAAGAAGGACAGACTGGAGCACCAGCCCCGAAAGTTGGGGCTTCTGCTGATGGTCCTAATACAGCTGTAGGAACTCCTACGGCTCAACCTTCGCAATCAATGCAAACACAACAATTCCAGAATACATTACAAAATCAGAATGATTCTGGTTTTGAAGAAACAAGTTCCGGGGCTCCTGGTTGGAGTTTTCCCGGAAAACCGAACGATAGCAATTATTAATTAAATAGAAAATTTCGAGGTATAAGCGCCATGATGAGATCCCTTTATTCAGGAGTTTCCGGTTTAAAAAACCACCAAGTGCGGATGGACGTAATCGGTAACAATATTTCCAACGTGAACACTCACGGTTTTAAAACGGAGCGTGTTACTTTCCAGGATATGATCTCCCAAGAGTTAAGAGGAGCCTCTGAGCCTAAGGAAAACATTGGAGGGGTCAACCCGCAACAAGTTGGTCTTGGATCATTGATCGCTGCGATTGATAAGATCATGACCCAAGGTTCTTTGCAAACTACTGGTAAGAACACTGACGTTGCGATCTCCGGAGAAGGTTTCTTTATCGTTAAAGATGGAGACAAACAATTCTATACCAGAGCTGGTGCGTTTAACTTAGATAAGAATGGTTATTATGTAAATCCTGCAAACGGATTGAAAGTGCAAGGTTGGAATTCCCGCCTCGATGAAAAAGGGAATAAGTATATCAACTCTTCCGCATCTATAGAAGACATCGTAATTCCAGTTTATTCAAAAGAGCCTGCAAGAGCCACTTCCAAAGTAGATTTCAGATCCAACTTAAATTCTTCCGTGCAAGCTGTTCCACCTGATGCAACTCCTGAAGAGATCACTGCAATGATCAATGATCCGGATCCTAAGGCGAGAAGAGGACACGTAACTACTATCAAAGTTTTTGATGACCAAGGTGCTGAGAGAGAATTCAAAATGGAATTCTATAAAGTGCGTGAGAATACTTGGAAGGCAAGAACGTCATTAACTGATTCTACTCAACTTTCCGTAGATGTTGCTGCTACTGGTGGACAAAACACTCAAATGCCTGGCTTAACTGAACTTGAGTTTGGATTTACTCCTGATGGAAAGATCGTTTATGTTTCTGACGGAACAGATGTGATGAACACTGGAAAACTGAGCGCAAAAGTTTCTTTCAAACTTCCTGGTAATCCACAAGTTCAAAGTTTTGATCTTTCTTTAGGCGAGACTGGAATGGTAGACGGGATCACTCAGTTTTCTTCTGACTTTACTACCAAAGCGGTAAAACAAGACGGATACACTATGGGATATCTGGAGTCTTTCTCCATTGATAATTCAGGAACTGTTACTGGTGTTTATTCCAACGGGATCAAACAACCTTTAGCAAGAATTGCAACTGCAGTTTTTAATAACCCAGCTGGTTTGGATAAAGCAGGGGATACAATGTTTGCATTCTCCAATAACTCAGGTGAACCTTTG
The DNA window shown above is from Leptospira koniambonensis and carries:
- a CDS encoding RsmD family RNA methyltransferase, producing MKPGKKTKGSKGLRIQTGELKGRLIPSPVSPEGKSNFTPAIIKKSLFDIIESLRLQGLLNLEDSAFVDLFSGSGQMGIESLSRGFARAVFLELAWDRFESLKGVLDKLGKPHLVLRKDAFRFYSGFDIPEKTKVYFMDPPYSFWDKKTEKLKTIVEEIAQNEPGVAAIIVQSPLPLNWEGFIPRSFGRNTLNVRILA
- a CDS encoding sulfatase family protein, producing the protein MSEFWLKFKNLIRSEWTSGNPWIHSGIFVFVLTLLCLLTNTSLHVMGVDISEFISLFYGLIPLLLKDLGGVFVSSYAFFVGTAILFLGPDFSEWKKGNRIAVYKIYLILSSVLFLLFCGSVSEYPQVYGEFFYYRHSWMLGFLYFITDHFSPFFFKSVLFLFLAVQVARAGVHFWKSKSYESLIRYAVFIILFYSFHLLGSAWGVLVVSSFYSLDIQISRSKKNLSFVTIALLGFGFSFFNRSQNGGPVSKEAVAHSSNTNVLIISADSIRQDQLGFVKGEKDKTPNIDRLASESLVFLDHHSTIPRTFPSWADFLSGKYSFEHGIQDMFPDREDRSKLGNSISTLPGILGKSHRTFVVSSFAGDIFPRANWGFQNVDAPNFSAETLTQQRTIESQVFFLPVLTGTFFGGGEYLSSIRSLPSLGDDSRILPDLFSVFEKKDHPFFALYFSSVTHFPYSPPYPFYKNTDPNYYGPSKYFRFVDPSNSEKPDKREQEQIRSIYSASLTAFDFSVGKILEELKRRELYDDTLIILTSDHGESLFEEDHSHGHGEHLRGEGVTKIPLIIKFPKSFERKEVRYFKGITTSLDVFPTILSVVGVPTGPELSLKGRDLTKLPKADTWAEDRSVYSETGIWFSDRGDHFFQKDRIRYPNILELHTIDPNDGNSVTVSDPYAKETVLFSKHRMLQTRTKKLIYVPSPSGVLYTCYDRISDPWNTKPLPASYCGDLQRKLELLLIGSGKWKKAGEYFLPKTEP
- the carB gene encoding carbamoyl-phosphate synthase large subunit, whose amino-acid sequence is MPKREDLRSVLILGSGPIVIGQACEFDYSGTQAAKALREKGIRVILLNSNPATIMTDPDLADATYVEPLTVAVVQKILEKEKPDAILPTVGGQTALNLALACHNAGVLEKYNVELIGAKIDAIKKAEDRELFKRAMEKIGVKVPRSGLANNLKEAAEIKAQIGLPLIVRPAFTLGGTGGGIAYDEETFDEVVGRGLKASPISQVLLEQSVLGWKEFELEVMRDLADNVVIICSIENIDPMGVHTGDSITVAPQQTLSDKEYQNLRDMSISIIREIGVETGGSNIQFAVNPEDGDVIVIEMNPRVSRSSALASKATGFPIAKIAALLSIGYSLDEIKNDITRVTPASFEPSIDYVVTKIPRFAFEKFPGTDDTLGVQMKAVGEAMAIGRTFKESFQKAMRSLEIDRFGFGSDGNFAELVEFHTLSTPQRKERIDSLLRRPNDKRIFYVKKALEEGYSVEEIHNLCKIDPWFLYQFEDLQNLEKEFVQKGNSVLGKLKKAGFSNRQLAFLGKKAEIEKILSSSQTPDKKKAEIGSILKKEEKNLEEVLESSKIEPIYKRIDTCAGEFEAYTPYFYSSYDEEDETNVTSNKSVIILGGGPNRIGQGIEFDYCCCHASFALQDLGLESIMVNSNPETVSTDYDTSDRLYFEPLTLEDVIQIYKKEKPDGVIIQFGGQTPLKLAKDLESRGVPILGTSPDSIDRAEDRKRFAEVLEKLKLISPNNGIATSMEEARKIANNITYPVLVRPSYVLGGRAMLIINEEKELDKYMEKAEEISEDRPLLIDSFLEDAVEVDVDALCDGKDVFIAGIMEHIEEAGIHSGDSACVLPPQSLSKKVLEDIRSATRALALELQVKGLINIQYAVKEEVVYVIEVNPRASRTVPFVSKALGHPIVKYATRIMMGETLKQLPLPKEMAFPTINVKEAVLPFNKFPGVDTILGPEMRSTGEVMGIADTAGEAFLKSQYMAGEELPSQGTVFVSVNDKDKKDLLKYIKDLSDLGFILIATEGTHKFLSENGILSSKINKVYDNQFPTALDYIRENKIHLILNTPLSRVTRDDSFAIRQAAIRYKIPCLTTASAAKALIKGMVEMTDKGFTIRSLQEIHSSR